In Phyllostomus discolor isolate MPI-MPIP mPhyDis1 chromosome 2, mPhyDis1.pri.v3, whole genome shotgun sequence, the following are encoded in one genomic region:
- the LOC114514180 gene encoding olfactory receptor 9K2 → MGDRGISNHSEVNDFILVGFKVRPELHILLFLLFLFVYAMVLLGNVGMMAIILTDPRLNTPMYFFLGNLSFIDLFYSSVIAPKAMINFWSKRKSISFSGCVAQLFLFALFIVTEGFLLAAMAYDRFIAICNPLLYSVQMSTRLCTQLVVGSYFCGCIASVLQTSMTFTLSFCSSRTIDHFYCDVRPLQRLSCSDLFVYKMISFFLSSIIILPTMIVIIVSYMYIVSTVLKIHSTEGRKKAFSTCSSHLGVVSVLYGAVFFMYLTPDRFPELSKVASLCYTLVTPMLNPLIYSLRNKDVKEALKKILEKKNTIL, encoded by the coding sequence ATGGGTGACAGGGGAATAAGCAATCACTCAGAAGTGAATGACTTCATTCTTGTAGGCTTCAAGGTCCGCCCAGAGCTCCACATTCTCCTCTTCCTGCTATTTCTGTTTGTATATGCCATGGTCCTTCTAGGGAATGTTGGGATGATGGCCATTATTTTGACTGATCCCAGGCTGAACACACCAATGTATTTCTTCCTAGGCAACCTCTCCTTCATTGATCTCTTCTATTCCTCTGTTATTGCACCCAAGGCCATGATCAACTTCTGGTCTAAGAGAAAGTCCATCTCCTTTTCAGGTTGTGTGGCCCagctctttctctttgccttatTTATTGTGACTGAGGGATTTCTCCTGGCAGCTATGGCTTATGACCGCTTCATTGCCATCTGCAACCCACTTTTGTACTCTGTTCAGATGTCAACACGTCTCTGCACTCAGTTGGTGGTTGGTTCCTATTTTTGTGGCTGTATCGCCTCAGTTCTTCAGACCAGCATGACATTTACTTTATCCTTTTGTTCTTCTCGGACCATTGACCACTTTTACTGTGATGTTCGCCCACTTCAGAGACTATCTTGTTCTGACctctttgtttataaaatgatttctttcttcttatccAGCATTATTATCTTGCCTACCATGATAGTTATTATTGTTTCTTATATGTATATTGTGTCCACAGTTCTAAAGATACACTCCACTGAGGGACGTAAGAAAGCCTTTTCTACTTGCAGCTCTCACCTTGGAGTCGTGAGTGTACTGTATGGTGCTGTCTTTTTTATGTATCTCACTCCTGACAGATTCCCTGAGCTGAGTAAAGTGGCCTCCTTATGTTACACCCTAGTCACTCCCATGTTGAATCCTTTGATTTACTCTCTGAGAAACAAAGATGTCAAGGAAGctctaaaaaaaattctagagaagaaaaatactaTTCTTTGA